A part of Nodularia sp. LEGE 06071 genomic DNA contains:
- a CDS encoding RNA-guided endonuclease InsQ/TnpB family protein, protein MTQKAFKYRFYPTSEQETLLRKTMGCARLVYNRALAARTQAWYERSERVGYSETSTMLTSWKNLEDLQFLNEVSSVPLQQGLRHLQTAFTNFFAGRAKYPNFKKKHHGGNAEFTKAAFRWKDGKIFLAKCAQPIEIRWSRQLPESAEPSTITVKLSPSGRWTVSMLVDVAIEALPKSGNQIGLDLGITSLIALSNGEKIANPKAFKTKRRKLHKAQKALSRKQKGSKNRHKARLKVAKVHAEISDARHDFLHKLTTRLVRENQLIAVEDLSVKNMVKNKKLALSISDASWGELVRQLEYKCDWYGRNFVKIDRWFPSSKRCGHCGHIVDQLPLNIREWDCPNCGTHHDRDINASKNILAAGLAVSVCGANIRPDRLESKGQLRKTTKRSRSGKKQKPKS, encoded by the coding sequence ATGACACAAAAAGCATTCAAGTACCGATTCTATCCAACTTCTGAGCAAGAAACCTTGCTCAGAAAAACGATGGGTTGCGCTCGATTAGTTTACAACCGCGCTCTTGCTGCAAGGACACAAGCATGGTATGAACGAAGCGAGCGAGTCGGATACTCCGAAACTTCAACAATGCTGACTAGTTGGAAAAATCTTGAAGACTTGCAGTTTTTGAATGAAGTTAGCAGTGTGCCATTACAGCAAGGTTTGCGACATCTACAAACTGCCTTTACTAATTTTTTTGCAGGACGGGCAAAATATCCAAACTTTAAGAAAAAGCATCATGGTGGTAATGCTGAATTTACTAAAGCTGCTTTCAGGTGGAAAGATGGCAAAATATTTTTAGCCAAATGCGCTCAACCAATAGAAATCCGATGGAGTCGGCAACTTCCTGAAAGTGCAGAACCATCAACAATTACAGTCAAGCTCTCGCCTTCTGGACGGTGGACTGTTTCAATGTTGGTGGATGTTGCAATCGAGGCATTACCTAAGTCGGGTAATCAAATTGGCTTGGACTTGGGAATTACCAGCTTGATCGCTTTGAGTAATGGTGAAAAAATCGCTAATCCTAAAGCGTTTAAAACTAAACGTCGTAAATTGCACAAAGCTCAGAAAGCTCTTAGCCGCAAGCAAAAAGGATCTAAGAATCGCCACAAGGCAAGACTAAAAGTCGCTAAAGTTCATGCAGAAATTAGTGATGCTCGTCATGATTTTCTTCACAAATTGACAACCCGACTGGTTCGAGAAAACCAATTGATTGCAGTCGAAGATTTGTCTGTGAAGAATATGGTCAAAAACAAAAAACTCGCTCTTTCAATTAGTGATGCTAGTTGGGGTGAGCTAGTTAGACAACTAGAATACAAGTGCGATTGGTATGGTCGTAACTTCGTCAAGATTGACCGATGGTTTCCCAGTTCAAAACGCTGTGGTCACTGCGGACACATTGTTGATCAACTGCCTCTGAATATCAGAGAGTGGGATTGCCCCAACTGTGGGACACACCACGATAGAGACATCAACGCTAGTAAAAATATTTTGGCTGCGGGACTCGCAGTTTCAGTCTGTGGAGCGAACATAAGACCTGATAGGCTTGAGTCTAAAGGGCAGTTGCGAAAAACCACTAAGCGTAGTCGAAGTGGAAAGAAACAGAAACCTAAGTCGTGA